A region of Centropristis striata isolate RG_2023a ecotype Rhode Island chromosome 17, C.striata_1.0, whole genome shotgun sequence DNA encodes the following proteins:
- the LOC131989301 gene encoding ladderlectin-like codes for MALTTAAALSEVTEERDALEKPEEGEHQVVERSTSCPGRWRLINGRCFLYVPGARNWAQAERNCQSMGANLASVHRADEYHGIQRMIRDVTHGYPQPWIGGYDAAVERFWLWSDGTPFRFSYWCRGEPNNYRAQQHCIHINYRGGKCWDDRSCYGHRPSVCAKNI; via the exons ATGGCGCTGACCACCGCTGCTG CTCTTTCAGAGGTGACGGAGGAACGGGATGCTCTGGAAAAACCTGAAGAAG GAGAGCATCAAGTCGTTGAGAGGTCAACATCTTGTCCTGGTCGTTGGAGGCTGATCAATGGTCGCTGTTTCCTCTACGTCCCAGGAGCCCGGAACTGGGCTCAGGCTGAG AGAAACTGCCAGTCCATGGGTGCAAACCTTGCCTCTGTACATCGAGCTGATGAGTACCACGGGATTCAAAGGATGATCAGAGATGTAACTCATGGATATCCACAGCCATGGATTGGAGGCTATGATGCTGCAGTG GAGCGCTTCTGGCTCTGGAGTGATGGTACCCCTTTCAGATTTTCCTACTGGTGCCGCGGAGAGCCGAATAACTACCGTGCACAGCAGCACTGTATACATATAAATTATAGAG GCGGTAAATGCTGGGATGACCGGAGTTGTTACGGTCaccgtccgtctgtctgtgcCAAGAACATCTGA